A genomic region of Podarcis raffonei isolate rPodRaf1 chromosome 13, rPodRaf1.pri, whole genome shotgun sequence contains the following coding sequences:
- the LOC128398764 gene encoding olfactory receptor 14C36-like — protein MSNITIINDFLLLGFSNQREFQLLQFAVFSAMYLVILTGNLILIILVALNTNLQTPMYFFLVNLSIGELGSTSVIIPKSMANALMNSTLISYSECVTQMLSFVFFLSSDVFLLTVMAYDRYVAICHPLHYASVMKWGRCIQLAGGSWMAGLLNAAVHTGTIFSLPFCSNVINQFFCEIPHLMKISCADSYLNEIWTLLFSCALGIGCFVFIILTYVQIFSTVLSMQSMANRQKAFSTCIPHLIVLSVLVGTILFTYLMPASISSYKLDQMLAVIYSVVPPMMNPVIYSMRNKDVKAALGKLFYWKISSKNTMLPFH, from the coding sequence ATGTCTAATATAACAATAATCAATGATTTCCTGCTTCTGGGATTTTCTAACCAACGAGAGTTTCAACTTTTACAGTTTGCAGTCTTCTCAGCAATGTATCTGGTTATCCTTACAGGAAATCTGATTCTCATAATTCTAGTAGCCCTCAACACCAACCTTCAGACCCCAATGTATTTCTTCCTTGTCAATTTATCGATAGGAGAACTTGGCTCCACCTCTGTCATTATTCCCAAATCAATGGCCAATGCGCTCATGAACTCAACATTGATTTCATATTCTGAATGCGTGACACAAatgctttcctttgtttttttcctgtcatCGGATGTGTTCCTCCTCACGGTCATGGCCTATGACCGATATGTGGCCATCTGCCACCCACTACATTATGCGTCTGTGATGAAGTGGGGAAGATGCATCCAACTGGCAGGCGGATCGTGGATGGCAGGTTTGCTTAATGCTGCTGTGCATACTGGCACTATTTTTTCACTGCCCTTCTGTTCCAACGTTATCAATCAGTTCTTTTGTGAAATCCCACACCTAATGAAGATCTCATGCGCTGATTCATACCTCAATGAAATTTGGACACTGCTCTTCAGTTGCGCATTAGGTATTGGCTGCTTTGTGTTCATCATCTTGACCTATGTGCAGATCTTCAGCACAGTATTGAGCATGCAGTCCATGGCAAACAGGCAAAAAGCCTTCTCCACTTGCATTCCCCATCTCATTGTTCTCTCTGTCTTAGTTGGCACCATTCTTTTTACTTATCTCATGCCAGCCTCCATCTCTTCATACAAGCTGGACCAGATGCTTGCTGTGATATATTCTGTGGTTCCTCCAATGATGAACCCAGTAATCTACAGCATGAGGAATAAGGATGTCAAAGCTGCCCTGGGGAAGCTGTTTTACTGGAAGATTTCAAGCAAGAACACCATGCTTCCTTTTCACTGA